One stretch of Actinacidiphila sp. DG2A-62 DNA includes these proteins:
- a CDS encoding tetratricopeptide repeat protein, whose translation MGGRAAGRPRGRPGARVSAGGEPARARLRGRRSRADRFLLPRRPRRLRQRPVPRRRDRHGRAPHPLPRRRAAPAAGRPASSPAAAARHPRLHRPCGRPPHPGRSVPGARGRSRGRSRGPRRFRDLRQLRDRPRKPCGHAHRGDLRHRRHPGRRQDDPGRALGARGERAVPRRADPPRPPGLRAHSGGQAAPRPGGTAAAARGPAHEVPASLDARTRSYRSLLAGRRVLVVLDNAEDPAQVRPLLPGAPGCCVVVTSRSRMAGLAVRDGARLLTLDVLDPQESLAFFARVLGEERVAAERAAALRVAELCGRLPLALRIAAVRLALRPSFGFADVEAELAPEEGRLAQLSRGSDEFAAVRHVFSWSYAKLTPSQARAFRRLGLHRGPVFGAAAAEAVLGVPRDEARDLLDALTEAHLLEEDAPGRFRFHDLLRLYAQDRCRVQEPPAEAAGAVERLLAWYVATGENADRALNDGREQVLAPIEAPEGVRPARFADADAALAWFDAEYANVLDVAQQAADAGLFTIGSRVPIVLRSYFQRRSQWPEWLEVQRIGLDAARAAGDGPAEAWLLSGLGDVYDDLERYDEALVCHTQALEAHRRLGDRRGEATDLNNMGAAHMVCGDTDRAADCYRRSLEIRRAVGDDAFGEAMTLHNLGEVHEERGEWGQAAASYRESLAVHRRVGHLRGEARALHRLGVVLTALGDREAARGSWERALEIFEDVGDVEADDVAALIDGRGADPSP comes from the coding sequence GTGGGCGGCCGGGCTGCGGGCCGTCCTCGCGGCCGACCCGGCGCTCGCGTCAGCGCTGGCGGCGAACCTGCGCGCGCACGGCTTCGCGGACGCCGCTCCCGCGCCGACCGCTTCCTCCTACCTCGGCGACCACGTCGACTTCGGCAACGGCCTGTTCCTCGGCGACGTGACCGGCACGGCCGAGCACCACACCCACTACCACGCCGCCGCGCAGCCCCCGCCGCCGGCCGTCCCGCCTCCTCCCCGGCAGCTGCCGCCCGACATCCCCGACTTCACCGGCCGTGCGGACGACCTCCGCACCCTGGACGCTCCGTCCCGGGCGCCCGGGGCCGATCCCGGGGCCGATCCCGGGGCCCCCGCCGATTCCGGGACCTCCGACAGCTCCGTGACCGCCCTCGAAAGCCCTGCGGCCACGCCCACCGTGGTGATCTCCGCCATCGACGGCACCCCGGGCGTCGGCAAGACGACCCTGGCCGTGCACTGGGCGCACGCGGCGAGCGAGCGGTTCCCCGACGGGCAGATCCACCTCGACCTCCAGGGCTACGCGCCCACTCCGGCGGCCAAGCCGCGCCGCGCCCTGGGGGAACTGCTGCGGCTGCTCGGGGGCCGGCCCACGAAGTCCCCGCGAGCCTGGACGCCAGGACCCGGTCCTACCGCAGCCTCCTGGCGGGGCGCAGGGTCCTGGTCGTCCTGGACAACGCCGAGGACCCCGCGCAGGTGCGGCCGCTGCTGCCGGGCGCCCCGGGCTGCTGTGTGGTGGTCACCAGCCGCAGCCGGATGGCCGGGCTCGCGGTCCGCGACGGGGCCCGGCTGCTCACGCTGGACGTGCTCGATCCGCAGGAGTCGCTCGCGTTCTTCGCCCGGGTGCTGGGCGAGGAGCGGGTCGCCGCCGAGCGCGCGGCCGCGCTGCGTGTCGCCGAACTGTGCGGACGCCTCCCGTTGGCGCTGCGCATCGCCGCGGTGCGGCTCGCGCTGCGCCCCTCGTTCGGCTTCGCCGACGTCGAGGCGGAACTGGCGCCCGAGGAGGGCCGGCTGGCGCAGCTGTCGCGCGGCTCGGACGAGTTCGCGGCGGTGCGGCACGTCTTCTCCTGGTCGTACGCCAAGCTCACGCCGTCGCAAGCGCGGGCGTTCCGCCGTCTCGGGCTGCACCGGGGACCGGTGTTCGGCGCCGCCGCGGCCGAGGCGGTGCTCGGCGTGCCGCGCGACGAGGCCCGCGACCTGCTCGACGCGCTGACCGAAGCCCACCTGCTGGAGGAGGACGCCCCCGGCCGCTTCCGTTTCCACGACCTGCTGCGGCTGTACGCGCAGGACCGCTGCCGCGTGCAGGAGCCTCCCGCCGAGGCCGCAGGGGCGGTGGAGCGCCTGCTGGCCTGGTACGTGGCGACCGGTGAGAACGCCGACCGCGCGCTCAACGACGGCCGGGAGCAGGTGCTCGCGCCGATCGAGGCGCCCGAGGGCGTGCGGCCGGCGCGGTTCGCCGACGCGGACGCCGCACTCGCATGGTTCGACGCCGAGTACGCCAACGTCCTGGACGTCGCCCAGCAGGCCGCCGACGCCGGCCTGTTCACGATCGGCTCGCGCGTGCCGATCGTGCTCAGGTCGTACTTCCAGCGCCGCAGCCAGTGGCCGGAGTGGCTGGAGGTGCAGCGCATCGGCCTCGACGCCGCGCGCGCCGCAGGCGACGGGCCGGCCGAGGCGTGGCTGCTGAGCGGACTCGGCGACGTCTACGACGACCTGGAACGCTACGACGAGGCGCTCGTCTGCCACACGCAGGCGCTGGAGGCGCACCGCCGGCTGGGGGACCGGCGCGGCGAGGCGACGGACCTGAACAACATGGGCGCGGCCCACATGGTCTGCGGCGACACCGACCGGGCCGCCGACTGCTACCGGCGCTCGCTGGAGATCCGCCGTGCGGTCGGTGACGACGCCTTCGGCGAGGCGATGACCCTGCACAATCTCGGCGAGGTGCACGAGGAGCGCGGCGAGTGGGGGCAGGCGGCAGCCTCCTACCGCGAGTCGCTGGCGGTGCACCGCCGGGTCGGGCACCTGCGCGGCGAGGCGCGGGCGCTGCACCGGCTCGGCGTCGTGCTGACCGCGCTCGGCGACCGCGAGGCGGCGCGCGGCAGCTGGGAACGGGCGCTGGAGATCTTCGAGGACGTCGGCGACGTCGAGGCGGACGACGTGGCGGCGCTGATCGACGGCCGAGGGGCCGACCCCTCGCCGTGA
- a CDS encoding MarR family winged helix-turn-helix transcriptional regulator, whose protein sequence is MTEVRWLDEREQRAWRSLVAMQEGLTEFIDRQLRHRCGLSNADYQVLAHLSEAAGPLRPYELGRLLRWEKSRLSQHLTRMEKRHLVRRESCAADQRGSVIALTAEGRKLIEAAAPRHVADIREVVIDPLTPDELEALTAISAKVRERLAAQDRRG, encoded by the coding sequence ATGACCGAGGTGCGGTGGCTCGACGAGCGGGAACAACGGGCCTGGCGGAGCCTGGTGGCGATGCAGGAAGGACTGACCGAGTTCATCGACCGGCAACTGCGCCACCGATGCGGACTGTCCAACGCCGACTACCAGGTGCTGGCCCACCTGTCGGAGGCAGCGGGCCCGCTGCGGCCGTACGAACTCGGCAGGCTGCTGCGCTGGGAGAAGAGCCGCCTGTCCCAGCACCTGACGCGGATGGAGAAGCGCCACCTGGTACGCCGTGAGAGCTGCGCCGCCGATCAGCGCGGCTCGGTGATCGCCCTCACGGCCGAAGGCAGGAAACTGATCGAAGCGGCAGCCCCCCGGCACGTCGCGGACATCCGGGAGGTGGTCATCGACCCCCTCACCCCGGACGAACTGGAGGCGCTCACCGCCATCAGCGCCAAGGTCCGCGAGCGGCTGGCGGCGCAGGACCGGCGCGGCTGA
- a CDS encoding NADPH-dependent F420 reductase, with product MRFGMIGAGTLSRAIAGHPLKAGHEVVFSNSRGPGTLTELVGELGAGATAGTVAEAGEADFVVLAVTWRRVREALAALPPRPGRILIDATNQWADPPPAAVPDVLAVGGSELVASLLPDAHVIKAFDNLFGPVIAADPVTPAGRRILFHAGDDVDAKARFRAAVEEFGFAPVDLGPLTMGRLMQVDGPLTGLHAIRENAAHPGMPDRS from the coding sequence ATGAGGTTCGGCATGATCGGGGCCGGGACGCTGTCCCGGGCCATCGCCGGCCATCCGCTGAAGGCGGGCCACGAAGTCGTCTTCAGCAACAGCCGGGGACCCGGCACCCTGACCGAGCTGGTCGGCGAACTCGGCGCCGGCGCCACCGCCGGCACCGTCGCCGAGGCGGGCGAAGCCGACTTCGTCGTCCTGGCCGTGACGTGGCGCCGTGTGCGCGAGGCCCTGGCGGCGCTGCCGCCGCGGCCGGGGCGGATCCTGATCGACGCGACCAACCAGTGGGCGGACCCGCCGCCGGCCGCCGTCCCCGACGTCCTGGCCGTCGGCGGCAGCGAACTCGTCGCCTCCCTCCTTCCGGACGCCCACGTGATCAAGGCTTTCGACAACCTCTTCGGGCCGGTCATCGCGGCCGACCCGGTCACCCCCGCAGGCCGCCGCATCCTCTTCCACGCCGGTGACGACGTGGACGCGAAGGCCCGGTTCCGCGCCGCGGTCGAGGAGTTCGGCTTCGCGCCCGTCGACCTCGGGCCCCTGACGATGGGCCGGCTGATGCAGGTCGACGGCCCCCTGACCGGACTGCACGCCATCCGGGAGAACGCTGCGCACCCGGGAATGCCCGACCGCTCCTGA
- the lanKC gene encoding class III lanthionine synthetase LanKC — MNLPLRYAVADSEYYAPLEEARDRGQVYAPPNVPDGWKLAASGVWSMWYREGLLRGVGEGWKVHVSARPGRQQAVLDTVSEICFRRETAFKHLSSHLFYWWTHHKQAARPQSGKFIAAYPTSAEAARELMEELRHALAGEEGPYILTDRRYRDSRTVHYRYGAFAPHDRLNADGTRTPLVRTSADRYVEDRRGVAFHLPEGVTDPFRPAPVRRAPAPGTRQAPPPAKRSVSFQGFAFDRSIRFSNAGGTYRGREEATGREVFIKEARAHCGVGEADSTAPEQLRAEWENLRAMHDVAPGLAPEPLAYFREWEHDYMVTEFIDGKPLNAWMAGNHPMLGVGRTRQEHDDYYARCLTLLDDIEHALDRLHTLGYVFVDVSPGNVMVTDDGRARLIDFEAAHRLGAGPFRLIGTPGYVAPPELVGDDLRIHDDYGLAALALLLLGPFHQVVRRNRAALAHLHAELTEHAPVPARLWARATRFHPWTAPAGDAAEPSSQKTAAPPSHETAVLPSPEEVAADPLRHLAELRDRTGDALLAMARLDHPDRVFPTIPEGYQTNVLCLAYGTAGVVHALGRAGRELPAGLLDRLSADALAAVGTLPPGLYSGSAGIALVLADHGRLTEAGDLMDAADRHPLTARGASATLFGGTAGIAMAHLALYGRTRDEHHVDRAAELAAALPQDGELTARLGSDDATGLLHGRTGVALMLQQLAAVTGDAALLARGTRLLHAELDRAIDPQGPGLTFPLSAADPRSLPYLFAGSAGMVHAVTRQLRVVDDERLAAALPRLLSPLRTTFTVMPGLHQGLAGLGFALAGHAELTGDEDSRRDAVRVARGLFKFAVPHPTGTRFLGDQLMRFSADLWSGSSGVLLFLAQLLDPRPDALFTADALAAPATVAP, encoded by the coding sequence ATGAACCTCCCCCTGCGGTACGCCGTTGCGGACAGCGAGTACTACGCCCCGTTGGAGGAGGCCCGGGACCGCGGGCAGGTCTACGCGCCGCCGAACGTGCCCGACGGCTGGAAGCTCGCGGCCTCCGGCGTCTGGAGCATGTGGTACCGCGAAGGTCTGCTGCGCGGGGTCGGCGAGGGCTGGAAGGTCCACGTCTCGGCCCGGCCGGGGCGCCAGCAGGCGGTGCTCGACACCGTCTCCGAAATCTGCTTCCGCCGGGAGACCGCCTTCAAGCACCTGTCGTCCCATCTGTTCTACTGGTGGACCCACCACAAGCAGGCGGCCCGCCCGCAGAGCGGCAAGTTCATCGCCGCCTACCCGACGAGCGCCGAGGCGGCCCGCGAGCTGATGGAGGAGCTGCGCCACGCGCTCGCCGGCGAGGAGGGCCCGTACATCCTCACCGACCGGCGCTACCGCGACTCGCGCACCGTCCACTACCGCTACGGAGCCTTCGCCCCCCACGACCGGCTCAACGCCGACGGCACCCGCACCCCGCTGGTGCGCACCAGCGCCGACCGTTACGTGGAGGACCGCCGCGGTGTCGCCTTCCACCTGCCGGAGGGGGTGACCGACCCCTTCCGACCGGCGCCGGTACGCAGGGCCCCCGCACCGGGGACGCGGCAGGCGCCCCCGCCCGCCAAGCGGTCCGTCAGCTTCCAGGGCTTCGCCTTCGACCGGTCGATACGCTTCTCCAACGCCGGCGGCACCTACCGCGGACGCGAGGAAGCCACCGGCCGCGAGGTGTTCATCAAGGAGGCGCGGGCGCACTGCGGGGTGGGCGAGGCCGACTCCACCGCGCCCGAGCAACTGCGCGCGGAGTGGGAGAACCTGCGAGCGATGCACGACGTGGCCCCCGGCCTGGCCCCGGAGCCGCTCGCCTACTTCCGCGAGTGGGAACACGACTACATGGTCACGGAGTTCATCGACGGCAAGCCCCTCAACGCCTGGATGGCCGGCAACCACCCGATGCTCGGCGTCGGCCGCACCCGCCAGGAGCACGACGACTACTACGCGCGCTGCCTCACGCTCCTGGACGACATCGAGCACGCACTCGACCGCCTGCACACGCTCGGGTACGTCTTCGTGGACGTCAGCCCCGGCAACGTCATGGTCACCGACGACGGCCGGGCCCGGCTGATCGACTTCGAGGCGGCACATCGGCTGGGCGCAGGCCCGTTCCGCCTGATCGGCACGCCCGGCTACGTCGCCCCGCCCGAGTTGGTCGGCGACGACCTGCGCATACACGACGACTACGGCCTGGCCGCGCTTGCCCTGCTGCTGCTCGGCCCCTTCCACCAGGTCGTCAGGCGCAACCGCGCCGCACTGGCGCACCTGCACGCCGAACTGACCGAACACGCGCCGGTCCCGGCGCGGTTGTGGGCTCGCGCGACGCGCTTCCACCCGTGGACGGCGCCGGCGGGGGACGCCGCCGAGCCGTCGTCGCAGAAGACTGCCGCGCCGCCGTCACACGAGACCGCGGTCCTGCCCTCTCCGGAGGAGGTCGCCGCCGACCCCCTGCGACACCTGGCGGAGCTGCGGGACCGCACCGGCGACGCGCTGCTGGCGATGGCCAGGCTCGACCACCCGGACCGGGTGTTCCCCACCATCCCCGAGGGATACCAGACCAACGTCCTGTGCCTGGCCTACGGCACCGCGGGCGTCGTGCACGCCTTGGGGAGGGCCGGCCGGGAGCTGCCCGCCGGACTGCTCGACCGACTGAGCGCCGACGCGCTCGCCGCAGTCGGCACGCTCCCCCCGGGCCTGTACTCGGGATCGGCCGGGATCGCGCTGGTGCTCGCCGACCACGGCCGCCTGACCGAGGCCGGCGACCTTATGGACGCCGCCGACCGGCACCCGCTCACGGCCCGGGGCGCGTCCGCGACGCTGTTCGGCGGCACGGCCGGGATCGCCATGGCGCACCTGGCGCTGTACGGACGCACCCGCGACGAACACCACGTCGACCGGGCTGCCGAGCTGGCCGCCGCCCTGCCCCAGGACGGCGAGCTGACGGCCCGGCTGGGCTCCGACGACGCCACCGGCCTGTTGCACGGGCGCACCGGCGTCGCCCTGATGCTGCAGCAACTGGCCGCCGTGACGGGCGACGCGGCACTGCTGGCCCGCGGCACCCGGCTGCTGCACGCCGAACTCGACCGGGCCATCGACCCCCAGGGCCCGGGGCTCACCTTCCCGCTGTCGGCGGCCGACCCGCGCAGCCTTCCCTACCTCTTCGCAGGCTCGGCGGGAATGGTGCACGCCGTCACCCGCCAGCTGCGGGTGGTGGACGACGAGCGGCTCGCCGCCGCGCTGCCCCGGCTGCTCAGCCCGCTGCGCACCACGTTCACCGTGATGCCGGGACTGCACCAGGGCCTGGCGGGACTGGGCTTCGCACTGGCCGGGCACGCGGAGCTGACCGGTGACGAGGACAGTCGCCGTGACGCCGTCAGGGTGGCACGCGGACTGTTCAAGTTCGCGGTGCCGCACCCGACCGGCACCCGCTTCCTCGGCGACCAGCTGATGCGGTTCAGCGCCGATCTGTGGAGCGGCTCGTCCGGCGTGCTGCTGTTCCTCGCCCAGCTGCTCGACCCGCGTCCCGATGCGCTCTTCACCGCCGACGCGCTCGCCGCTCCCGCCACCGTGGCCCCGTGA
- a CDS encoding MFS transporter gives MARTETTADPAAAAASPGVARRRDLNLYWTGQTTSAFGSVFTTIALPVVAVVTLKASPGEIGLIGAAATAPVLLLGFPLGALADRISRPRRALILLDLLSALAAATVALTLFLHAVSVLWLVALCVVMSGGSTLSASVYFLHLRQLVGTEGIGAARARLQAGTYGAALAGRLLSGPAIAVLGAGTALTVDVASYLVSAAALLAMRSPDRVERGPAPSVVQMARGAAAGLNAFRGDAFRRALGVFIVVPVAALAGVTTLTGPFLLRTVHLPTAAYGSVFALSGLMGLAGSTVAGRALAPGRDARRVMLGAFSAAMLCSLLLPLAAGPLPLAAACAALGIGTPVFFGAIANVAVSSVLVSGMSEEVLGRAMSAMQVCAALAGLAGSLGGGVLGDHFGVRGALWVLGLAALAAIAATLPPALRAADRARRAEEAEAAAARTAEPAAAAK, from the coding sequence ATGGCCCGTACGGAAACCACCGCCGACCCGGCCGCGGCCGCTGCCTCCCCAGGCGTCGCCCGCCGCCGTGACCTCAACCTCTACTGGACCGGACAGACCACGTCCGCGTTCGGCTCGGTCTTCACCACCATCGCGCTGCCCGTGGTGGCCGTCGTCACGCTGAAGGCGTCGCCCGGCGAGATCGGCCTGATCGGCGCCGCCGCGACCGCCCCCGTCCTGCTGCTCGGCTTCCCCCTGGGCGCCCTCGCGGACCGGATCAGCCGTCCGCGCCGCGCGCTGATACTGCTGGACCTGCTGTCCGCGCTGGCCGCCGCGACGGTCGCGCTGACGCTGTTCCTGCACGCGGTGTCGGTGCTCTGGCTGGTCGCGCTCTGCGTGGTGATGAGCGGCGGGTCCACCCTGTCGGCCTCGGTGTACTTCCTGCACCTGCGCCAGCTCGTGGGCACCGAGGGCATCGGCGCCGCCCGCGCCCGGCTCCAGGCCGGCACGTACGGTGCCGCGCTGGCCGGGCGGCTTCTGTCGGGACCCGCCATCGCGGTGCTGGGCGCCGGCACGGCGCTGACCGTGGACGTGGCCAGCTACCTGGTGAGCGCGGCCGCGCTGCTGGCGATGCGCTCACCGGACCGGGTGGAGCGGGGACCGGCGCCGTCGGTGGTCCAGATGGCGCGAGGGGCGGCGGCCGGGTTGAACGCCTTCAGAGGCGACGCCTTCCGGCGGGCGCTGGGGGTCTTCATCGTGGTGCCGGTCGCGGCGCTGGCCGGTGTGACCACGCTGACCGGCCCGTTCCTGCTGCGCACCGTGCACCTGCCGACGGCCGCCTACGGTTCGGTGTTCGCACTGTCCGGGTTGATGGGGCTGGCGGGTTCCACGGTCGCCGGGAGGGCGCTGGCGCCGGGGCGGGACGCGCGGCGGGTGATGCTGGGCGCCTTCAGCGCCGCGATGCTGTGCAGCCTGCTGCTGCCGCTGGCCGCGGGGCCGCTGCCGCTGGCGGCAGCCTGCGCGGCGCTCGGAATCGGGACGCCGGTGTTCTTCGGGGCGATCGCGAACGTGGCGGTCAGCTCCGTACTGGTGTCCGGGATGTCCGAAGAGGTGCTGGGCCGGGCGATGTCGGCGATGCAGGTGTGCGCGGCGCTGGCCGGGCTGGCCGGATCACTCGGCGGCGGCGTGCTCGGCGACCACTTCGGCGTCCGGGGCGCCTTGTGGGTGCTCGGCCTGGCAGCGCTGGCGGCGATCGCGGCGACCCTGCCACCCGCCCTGCGGGCCGCCGATCGGGCCAGGCGCGCCGAGGAGGCCGAGGCGGCCGCCGCGAGGACCGCGGAGCCGGCCGCCGCGGCGAAGTGA
- a CDS encoding carbonic anhydrase, producing the protein MNNVTKLLDNNARFAMTDAKDKVPAIPFIPNKQVYVLTCIDPRVDPAATMGLDLGDAIVARTVGGRANRSFLDDLAWISYLHETMTPDAEWFEIAVVHHTDCGSALMADPALRKGFVELGFDDEEIRRTAVVDPATTVPVDVRAIIDEPTVSGRIKVSGYRYDVKTGRIEQVVAPRSRDGG; encoded by the coding sequence ATGAACAACGTCACGAAACTGCTGGACAACAACGCACGATTCGCCATGACCGACGCCAAGGACAAGGTGCCGGCCATCCCGTTCATCCCGAACAAGCAGGTCTACGTCCTGACCTGCATCGACCCCCGGGTGGACCCGGCGGCCACCATGGGGCTCGACCTCGGTGACGCCATCGTCGCCCGCACGGTCGGCGGCCGGGCGAACCGGTCCTTCCTGGACGACCTGGCCTGGATCAGCTACCTGCACGAGACCATGACCCCGGACGCGGAGTGGTTCGAGATCGCGGTCGTCCACCACACGGACTGCGGTTCGGCGTTGATGGCCGACCCGGCGCTGCGCAAGGGCTTCGTGGAACTCGGCTTCGACGACGAGGAGATCCGCCGGACCGCGGTCGTCGACCCGGCGACGACGGTGCCGGTCGACGTACGGGCGATCATCGACGAGCCGACCGTGTCGGGACGGATCAAAGTCTCCGGCTACCGCTACGACGTGAAGACCGGCCGTATCGAGCAGGTCGTCGCCCCGCGGTCCCGGGACGGCGGCTGA
- a CDS encoding GNAT family N-acetyltransferase, whose translation MIELRFLGPDDWPVWRDLRLAALAEAPYAFGSTLAQWQGDGDREERWRNRLAIPGSHNVVAAGPDGPVGMAGGVPGEQPDAAELISMWVSPAARGRGVGDLLIAEITRWAAQRGATVLRLSVMPDNRAAAALYERHGFADTGERGDLLPDGVRREVVMAKAL comes from the coding sequence ATGATCGAATTGAGATTCCTCGGACCGGACGACTGGCCGGTCTGGCGTGACCTGCGACTGGCCGCGCTGGCGGAGGCGCCGTACGCGTTCGGTTCGACGCTGGCCCAGTGGCAGGGGGACGGCGACCGTGAGGAGCGCTGGAGGAACCGGCTGGCGATTCCCGGGTCGCACAACGTCGTCGCCGCAGGCCCGGACGGGCCGGTCGGGATGGCCGGCGGGGTACCGGGCGAGCAGCCGGACGCGGCCGAGCTGATCTCGATGTGGGTCAGCCCGGCGGCCCGGGGCCGCGGCGTGGGCGACCTGCTGATCGCGGAGATCACGCGGTGGGCCGCGCAGCGCGGCGCCACGGTCCTGCGGCTGTCGGTGATGCCGGACAACCGTGCGGCCGCCGCGCTCTACGAACGCCACGGCTTCGCGGACACCGGCGAGCGGGGCGACCTGCTGCCGGACGGTGTGCGCAGGGAAGTGGTCATGGCGAAGGCGCTTTGA
- a CDS encoding GlxA family transcriptional regulator produces MGSPHPAPSPTGGRHVTSVGGPVHRVVALVLPGVITFDLAIAAQAFGHQEQSHLYRFEVCTPHPGRVATQSPFAVDVASGLEALERADTIVVPGFRPLTDPPRHVLDALREAHARGARIASVCVGAFALAATGLLDGRAATTHWREAAEFRRRFPAIRLNPDVLYVDNGQLLTSAGLSAGIDLCLHMIRQDHGAAAASRVARHMVVAAHRPGGQAQFASQVSDDDGLSATFGWMVGEEHRPLTVAQMARHAGMPERSFARKFRARTAMTPMRWLAAQRLLEAQRLLESTVLPVEDIAERTGLGTAANLRLHMARQLGTTPTAYRRKLRPAGKPLGAS; encoded by the coding sequence ATGGGATCGCCACACCCCGCCCCGTCGCCGACGGGTGGACGCCACGTCACCTCGGTCGGCGGGCCGGTGCACCGCGTCGTCGCGCTCGTGCTTCCCGGGGTGATCACCTTCGACCTCGCCATCGCCGCTCAGGCCTTCGGGCACCAGGAGCAGTCGCACCTCTACCGGTTCGAGGTCTGCACGCCGCATCCGGGACGGGTGGCGACCCAGTCGCCGTTCGCCGTCGACGTCGCATCGGGGCTGGAGGCGCTGGAGCGGGCCGACACGATCGTCGTGCCCGGGTTCCGGCCGCTCACCGATCCGCCGCGGCACGTGCTCGACGCCCTGCGGGAAGCGCACGCCCGGGGCGCGCGGATCGCCTCGGTGTGCGTCGGCGCGTTCGCCCTGGCCGCCACGGGACTGCTCGACGGCCGCGCCGCCACCACCCACTGGCGGGAGGCCGCCGAGTTCCGGCGCCGGTTCCCCGCGATCCGCCTGAACCCGGACGTTCTCTACGTCGACAACGGCCAGCTGCTGACCAGCGCCGGCTTGTCCGCCGGGATCGATCTGTGCCTGCACATGATCCGGCAGGATCACGGCGCGGCGGCCGCCTCCCGGGTCGCCCGTCACATGGTCGTCGCGGCGCACCGGCCCGGCGGGCAGGCGCAGTTCGCGAGCCAGGTCAGTGACGACGACGGTCTGTCCGCGACCTTCGGGTGGATGGTCGGCGAGGAGCACCGGCCCTTGACCGTGGCCCAGATGGCCAGGCACGCGGGAATGCCGGAACGCAGCTTCGCGCGGAAGTTCCGCGCCCGGACGGCCATGACCCCGATGCGGTGGCTGGCGGCCCAACGGCTGCTCGAAGCGCAGCGGCTTCTGGAGTCGACCGTGCTGCCCGTCGAGGACATCGCCGAGCGCACCGGACTGGGCACCGCGGCCAACCTGCGCCTGCACATGGCCCGCCAGCTGGGGACGACCCCGACCGCCTACCGGAGGAAGCTGCGCCCGGCGGGGAAACCGCTCGGCGCGTCGTAG
- a CDS encoding DUF6228 family protein, whose product MITPADMPDRNGTEEMDLVPFLEGLGRDYRGWNGERVRQTDDQDLAVTAVFRSGGARISRRPW is encoded by the coding sequence ATGATCACGCCGGCCGACATGCCCGACCGCAACGGGACCGAGGAAATGGATCTCGTCCCGTTCCTGGAGGGACTGGGCAGAGACTACCGAGGCTGGAACGGCGAGCGGGTCCGGCAGACCGACGACCAGGACCTGGCAGTGACGGCGGTCTTCCGGTCCGGCGGCGCGAGGATTTCCAGGCGACCGTGGTGA